One Exiguobacterium acetylicum DNA window includes the following coding sequences:
- a CDS encoding Fic/DOC family protein, which yields MSIDPYSENGVLKNKFGETNPKKLDILEKRYTARGWVKIHNELLATPNLKLDAALLKKIHKALFEDVYEWAGEYRTVNIVKGNTMFANALYVPAALDDLFTKLNREITAKSITSNNVSEKLAYYYGELNMIHPFREGNGRTQKIFIQRTAAKLGYYLDLEKADPKKLLEATIESVNGTGKPLKEIFEEVTINRNLDGITDKSESIKENVKELRRNNDFDLER from the coding sequence TTGAGTATAGATCCTTATTCTGAAAATGGCGTGTTGAAAAATAAATTCGGAGAAACCAATCCAAAAAAGTTGGATATTCTAGAAAAACGGTACACCGCTCGTGGATGGGTTAAAATACACAACGAATTATTGGCTACTCCTAATCTAAAACTAGACGCAGCTCTATTAAAGAAGATTCATAAAGCGTTGTTTGAAGATGTATATGAGTGGGCTGGAGAATACAGAACAGTTAATATCGTAAAAGGAAATACGATGTTTGCTAATGCGCTCTATGTACCAGCTGCTTTAGATGATTTATTCACGAAGCTAAACAGAGAAATTACAGCGAAATCGATTACATCTAATAACGTAAGTGAAAAACTAGCATATTACTATGGTGAGTTGAATATGATTCACCCGTTCCGAGAAGGAAACGGACGTACGCAAAAAATATTCATTCAGAGAACTGCAGCTAAACTTGGATACTACCTTGATTTAGAGAAAGCGGATCCGAAAAAGTTACTTGAAGCAACCATTGAGTCAGTAAATGGAACTGGAAAACCATTGAAAGAGATCTTCGAAGAGGTAACGATTAATCGAAACTTGGATGGAATAACTGACAAATCAGAATCAATAAAAGAAAATGTCAAAGAATTAAGAAGAAATAATGATTTTGATTTAGAAAGATGA
- a CDS encoding lysozyme family protein, translating to MMLKIKLASFAMKHWKELAGAVGIILAIILTVPFLVFTGFMPGGEEDKVKEYANVASEFGIDWQELIAFDMVRYDNDLEKGNPEEAALYFIELSVEKLEVENVKCEKKNKKGECTKGEGTVEKVISKDSYKGKDQILSFIKDSGGSTKNIAESLREIGARSTYRISMSTHGIDEAMELAKFTKVMKRDVERILDSGMLIEMYPDLQSISGGIGLCIGDVAPNGNAKDVTDNVKGYKSLIEKYAKKYGVEQYVGWLMAMMQQESSGMGTDPMKASEGPYNTRYPKGPNGIQDAEYSIQAGVQEWKASIQKAGGDMMIAVQTYNFGGAFLPWIKSHGNAYTLEKAQEFSKYWCSSHPSQLGCDDGVHGTPQHAMMVLKYYNNPGKASCDSMGGDFIAGEGDFISPMPKDTYTKGTWHQFRSPAWHAGVDLNVHSWADEGKIGIYSIAAGKVTRAEYSSSYGYVVYIKHKVKGKDSESVYAHLAYTPLVKTGMNVKQGQKIGMVGNTPGAPWSTFPHLHFEVHSPAWTVDKKNAINPELVVKGLF from the coding sequence ATGATGCTAAAAATCAAACTGGCTTCTTTTGCAATGAAACATTGGAAGGAGCTAGCGGGCGCAGTAGGTATAATCTTAGCGATTATTCTTACTGTGCCTTTTCTTGTCTTTACGGGCTTCATGCCTGGAGGAGAAGAAGACAAGGTAAAAGAATACGCCAATGTGGCGAGTGAGTTTGGAATCGATTGGCAAGAACTCATTGCATTCGATATGGTGCGGTATGACAACGATTTAGAGAAAGGTAATCCAGAAGAAGCAGCGCTTTATTTCATAGAATTGAGTGTAGAAAAGCTGGAGGTGGAGAATGTTAAGTGTGAAAAGAAAAATAAAAAAGGCGAGTGCACTAAAGGTGAAGGTACTGTAGAAAAAGTAATATCGAAGGACAGCTACAAAGGGAAGGATCAAATACTATCTTTTATAAAGGATAGTGGGGGTAGTACTAAAAATATAGCAGAATCGCTTAGAGAAATTGGTGCAAGATCAACTTATAGAATTTCAATGTCTACACATGGAATCGATGAAGCGATGGAACTTGCGAAATTCACGAAAGTGATGAAACGAGACGTCGAACGTATTCTGGATAGTGGGATGTTAATAGAGATGTACCCGGACCTTCAATCTATATCAGGTGGGATTGGTCTTTGCATTGGAGATGTTGCCCCTAATGGCAATGCTAAAGATGTGACAGATAACGTGAAAGGCTATAAATCGCTCATTGAGAAGTATGCCAAGAAGTACGGGGTAGAACAGTATGTAGGATGGCTGATGGCTATGATGCAGCAAGAGAGCTCAGGTATGGGTACGGATCCAATGAAGGCATCAGAAGGGCCATATAACACGAGATATCCTAAAGGACCTAACGGGATCCAGGATGCTGAATATTCGATTCAAGCAGGTGTTCAAGAGTGGAAAGCGTCGATACAAAAAGCTGGTGGCGACATGATGATTGCTGTTCAAACCTATAACTTTGGTGGTGCATTTTTACCTTGGATCAAGTCACATGGAAATGCCTATACGCTTGAAAAAGCTCAAGAATTCTCTAAGTACTGGTGTTCCTCGCATCCCTCTCAGTTAGGTTGTGATGATGGCGTACATGGTACTCCGCAACATGCCATGATGGTGTTGAAGTATTACAACAACCCAGGTAAGGCATCATGTGATTCGATGGGTGGCGATTTTATTGCGGGAGAAGGCGATTTCATCTCACCGATGCCAAAGGATACGTACACCAAAGGAACATGGCACCAGTTTAGATCTCCAGCGTGGCATGCAGGAGTTGACTTGAACGTGCATTCTTGGGCAGACGAAGGGAAAATCGGAATCTACTCGATTGCTGCAGGTAAAGTTACTAGAGCGGAATACTCCTCTTCTTATGGATACGTGGTCTATATCAAACATAAAGTAAAAGGGAAAGACTCTGAATCAGTGTATGCACACCTTGCCTATACACCATTGGTCAAAACAGGCATGAACGTCAAACAGGGCCAAAAAATTGGGATGGTGGGGAACACTCCAGGTGCTCCGTGGTCCACATTCCCACACCTACACTTTGAGGTACATTCTCCAGCTTGGACTGTCGATAAGAAAAATGCAATCAATCCCGAGCTTGTGGTAAAGGGGCTGTTTTAA
- a CDS encoding ATP-dependent nuclease, translating to MTKKSTKIESSLVSQDPNVPKPRLSKLSIKNFRCIGNDPVEIELDDIVVLVGSNNAGKSTILKAYELAMSQGSNASKLTIKDFPNEKVDSERLPEIEIHTIVYDNSPGDRWIHVDKVSNEKLVKEKWTWHEVGAPVRRGFDVTLNTWSDNVPWGAPNVANSYRPQPHLVEAFEDPEKQSKEITQLLSSIINERVKSVVSKDDNSDYDKMLSYIKETQAAILDDTKSELQNAEDELSSIIGNVFPGYRVTFDAKPLENIEDTINFFDPKSDLMMGPQDGHRSTIARQGSGARRTLLWAALRFINETKLSKKKKTERPNILLLDEPELCLHPNAVREACKSLYDLPENRNWQVMVTTHSPAFIDLSRDNTTIVRVSRNESGGIQGTTLFRPEKAKLSAIDKEQLKLLNIFDPYVAEFFFGGHTVIVEGDTEYTAFKYIVDSDPSNFKDVHIVRARGKATIVSLVKILNHFNSKYSVLHDSDHPFTSSTKKSGDLTKNPAWTINKSILDAVNQHSESSHVRLLASIPNFEEAYFEQAIKKEKPYNAFLTLKDNPAAFNKVRDVLTALIHHDAIIPDGCIEWSDLDDLSSELQKKGHVTFLSPI from the coding sequence ATGACCAAAAAATCCACTAAGATTGAATCGAGTCTAGTTTCTCAAGATCCAAACGTACCTAAACCGCGATTAAGTAAACTAAGTATTAAAAACTTCAGATGTATTGGCAATGATCCTGTGGAGATTGAATTAGATGATATTGTAGTTTTAGTTGGTTCAAACAATGCAGGGAAAAGTACTATTTTAAAAGCATATGAACTTGCTATGTCTCAAGGATCTAACGCTAGCAAGTTAACAATCAAAGATTTTCCTAATGAAAAGGTAGATTCAGAAAGACTTCCTGAAATCGAAATTCATACAATCGTTTATGATAATAGCCCTGGCGATAGATGGATTCATGTAGACAAAGTGTCTAATGAAAAATTAGTTAAAGAAAAATGGACTTGGCATGAAGTAGGAGCACCCGTTAGACGAGGCTTTGACGTAACACTAAATACTTGGTCTGATAATGTACCATGGGGTGCACCAAACGTAGCAAATTCTTACAGACCTCAGCCTCATTTAGTCGAGGCATTTGAAGACCCTGAAAAACAATCAAAAGAAATAACTCAGTTACTATCTTCAATAATAAATGAACGTGTAAAAAGTGTAGTCTCCAAAGATGATAATTCAGATTACGATAAAATGCTATCTTACATCAAAGAGACGCAGGCAGCTATTCTCGACGATACTAAAAGTGAACTGCAAAATGCTGAAGACGAACTTTCTTCTATAATAGGCAACGTATTTCCTGGATACAGAGTCACTTTTGACGCAAAACCTTTGGAAAACATTGAGGATACAATAAATTTCTTTGATCCTAAATCCGATCTTATGATGGGTCCTCAAGATGGACATCGTAGTACAATTGCACGTCAAGGAAGTGGTGCTAGACGTACATTATTATGGGCCGCATTACGCTTTATAAATGAAACTAAATTAAGTAAAAAGAAAAAAACTGAAAGACCTAATATTCTACTGCTGGATGAGCCTGAGCTATGCTTACATCCTAATGCAGTACGTGAAGCTTGCAAAAGCCTTTATGATCTACCAGAAAACAGAAATTGGCAAGTGATGGTTACTACTCACTCACCAGCCTTTATAGATTTATCTAGAGATAATACTACTATTGTCAGAGTATCTAGAAACGAAAGTGGCGGAATTCAAGGTACGACTCTGTTCAGACCCGAAAAAGCTAAATTATCAGCTATTGATAAAGAACAGTTAAAATTATTAAATATATTTGATCCATATGTTGCTGAATTCTTTTTCGGTGGACATACCGTTATAGTTGAAGGCGATACAGAATATACAGCATTTAAGTATATCGTTGATTCAGACCCTTCTAATTTTAAAGATGTTCATATTGTGCGTGCTAGAGGAAAAGCTACAATCGTTTCTTTAGTTAAAATTCTAAATCACTTCAACTCTAAGTACTCAGTTCTTCACGATAGTGACCATCCTTTCACAAGTTCAACTAAAAAATCTGGAGATCTAACAAAGAATCCGGCTTGGACAATCAATAAGAGTATACTAGATGCAGTAAATCAACATTCTGAATCTAGTCATGTAAGACTATTGGCATCTATCCCTAACTTTGAAGAAGCTTATTTCGAACAAGCAATAAAAAAGGAAAAACCATATAACGCATTTTTAACGTTAAAAGATAATCCAGCAGCTTTTAATAAAGTACGAGATGTCCTCACTGCATTAATTCATCATGACGCCATTATTCCAGATGGATGTATTGAATGGTCTGATTTAGACGATCTTAGTAGTGAGCTTCAAAAAAAAGGTCATGTTACATTCCTTTCGCCTATCTAA
- a CDS encoding ABC transporter permease, with amino-acid sequence MNIFINENIKLYSDKITYAFFGLIVIFVIFLGMILNYGSTFEEKNLNWKQDLTEYNQNLKEQLNQNVITKETYDKEVKLNNYRIKNDIAPGYNSDLWSFVKDISGKLSIVTIFSIIIAANIVNKEFKYGTIKNLLTSPISKKHIFLAKYLTVLLFALIMYMFMFLISYIVGGMIFGFTSDVPRFLYIKDMKVQEQSMIFVTMVHYGINLISLIVMTTISFMFSIVLKNSGFAISVTTVLLLTGTLIEKFTSGLPLAKMNLFANLYMDKIYFGESSTIPSLSWAFIIILLYFSMFVTLSWITFTKRMKEI; translated from the coding sequence TTGAACATATTCATTAATGAGAATATTAAATTGTACTCAGATAAAATTACGTATGCATTTTTCGGATTAATAGTCATATTTGTTATATTTCTTGGGATGATTTTAAACTATGGAAGTACTTTTGAAGAAAAAAATTTAAATTGGAAACAAGATTTAACAGAATATAACCAAAATCTAAAAGAACAACTAAACCAAAATGTGATTACTAAGGAAACCTACGACAAGGAGGTTAAATTAAATAATTATAGAATTAAAAATGATATAGCTCCTGGATATAATAGCGATCTCTGGTCGTTTGTAAAAGATATTAGCGGTAAGCTCTCAATTGTAACTATATTCTCGATAATTATTGCTGCTAACATTGTTAATAAAGAATTTAAATATGGAACTATAAAAAACTTATTAACAAGTCCTATTTCTAAAAAACATATATTTTTAGCAAAGTATCTGACTGTTTTGTTATTTGCATTAATTATGTATATGTTCATGTTTTTAATTTCGTATATTGTAGGTGGCATGATATTTGGATTTACAAGTGATGTACCAAGATTTTTGTATATTAAAGATATGAAAGTTCAAGAACAAAGTATGATTTTTGTGACTATGGTACATTATGGTATCAATTTAATTAGTTTAATTGTTATGACAACAATTTCATTTATGTTCTCAATCGTTTTAAAGAATAGTGGCTTTGCTATCAGTGTGACAACAGTTCTTCTTTTGACAGGAACTTTGATCGAAAAGTTTACAAGTGGTCTACCATTGGCTAAAATGAATTTATTTGCTAACCTATATATGGATAAAATTTATTTTGGAGAATCAAGTACAATTCCAAGTCTTAGTTGGGCGTTTATAATAATATTATTGTACTTCAGTATGTTTGTAACACTATCATGGATCACTTTTACTAAGCGAATGAAAGAAATTTGA
- a CDS encoding ABC transporter ATP-binding protein, with translation MRNTILEVENLSKYRKGKEILKNINFKVFEGEIVGLIGSNGAGKTTLMKALVGLSQPDKGEIKIFEKNNKKYLKDNLSKIGVMIESPAFYPQLTGWKNLKQQLRSYNKKDTDYLMNLIEKFSLSDSIDKKAKNYSLGMKQKLGLLQVMIKEPSLFILDEPTNGLDPQGVSEIRNELLHLANNKKSTILIASHSLSELEQICDRIYAIHEGMLIETEFISKNEDNAEIELKMNVTDAFQAKEILEMFSVNVISEKEIIISKIIEKDISTIMQIIFSNKMTIYDMKILEHSLEKMYFDITQEKKGEKQVEHIH, from the coding sequence ATGAGAAATACTATTCTTGAAGTTGAAAATTTAAGCAAATATAGAAAAGGAAAAGAAATTTTAAAGAATATTAACTTTAAGGTTTTTGAGGGAGAAATTGTAGGATTAATTGGTTCGAATGGTGCGGGAAAAACTACTTTAATGAAGGCTTTAGTAGGTTTATCACAACCAGATAAGGGAGAAATAAAAATATTTGAAAAGAATAATAAGAAGTACCTAAAGGATAATTTGTCAAAAATCGGTGTAATGATTGAATCACCTGCATTTTATCCTCAATTAACTGGATGGAAAAACTTAAAGCAGCAGTTAAGGAGTTATAACAAAAAAGATACTGATTATCTGATGAATTTAATTGAAAAATTTTCGTTAAGTGACTCTATAGATAAAAAAGCAAAAAATTATTCACTAGGAATGAAACAAAAACTAGGTTTGTTGCAAGTAATGATTAAAGAACCTTCTTTGTTTATTCTTGATGAACCTACTAATGGATTAGATCCTCAAGGAGTAAGTGAAATAAGAAATGAATTGTTACATCTAGCTAATAACAAAAAAAGTACTATATTAATAGCGAGCCATTCTTTATCTGAATTGGAGCAAATTTGTGATCGGATTTATGCAATACACGAAGGAATGTTAATAGAAACAGAATTTATCTCAAAAAATGAGGATAATGCAGAAATCGAGTTGAAAATGAATGTTACTGATGCATTCCAAGCTAAAGAAATTCTAGAAATGTTTAGTGTTAACGTGATTAGCGAAAAAGAAATAATTATTAGTAAAATTATCGAAAAAGATATATCTACAATAATGCAAATTATCTTTAGTAATAAAATGACTATTTATGATATGAAAATATTAGAACACAGTTTAGAAAAAATGTACTTCGATATAACACAAGAAAAAAAGGGAGAAAAACAAGTTGAACATATTCATTAA
- a CDS encoding AbiJ-NTD4 domain-containing protein: MTIDLYETELFSERLNPTFHDVYIYDDISEKAKVQIYHSVQKFVPYRLFDTRAMFQGILNEIIFKYGVIDDSNIINMPFRELFKEARLSEPESKVFFLLIKASKSEYLVTLDLIELISRYISRFFSKRESDNINNAFNKVFRNNGIGYELINGVLISKDNELMHAEIVKPSLQYLSQVEYEGANEELLQAFSDFKESQFKNAIINANKAFESTLKIIIGKNKWQPIKFIPISKRKPDVEPRKVDLQKAVASDLIETLTRNIAVESYQKNALIGLSNSLQSLASLRNTVGHGQGSVISEVDIRRCEFAIHTAATNILFLIRTYG; the protein is encoded by the coding sequence ATGACAATTGATTTGTATGAAACAGAGCTCTTTTCTGAAAGATTAAACCCTACTTTTCACGATGTGTATATTTATGACGATATTTCAGAGAAAGCAAAAGTTCAAATTTATCATTCAGTACAAAAATTTGTACCATATCGACTTTTTGATACGAGAGCCATGTTTCAAGGGATTTTAAACGAGATAATTTTTAAATATGGTGTTATAGATGATTCGAATATCATCAATATGCCATTTAGAGAATTGTTCAAAGAAGCAAGATTATCTGAACCTGAAAGTAAGGTTTTTTTCTTGTTGATTAAAGCTTCAAAATCAGAATACTTAGTAACGCTCGATCTTATTGAATTAATCTCTAGATATATTTCTCGATTTTTCTCTAAAAGAGAATCTGATAATATCAACAACGCATTCAATAAGGTATTTCGAAATAATGGTATCGGATATGAACTTATTAATGGAGTGTTAATTTCTAAGGACAACGAATTAATGCATGCTGAAATCGTGAAGCCGTCTTTGCAATATCTGTCTCAAGTTGAATATGAAGGAGCAAATGAAGAACTATTACAAGCCTTTTCAGATTTTAAGGAAAGTCAATTTAAAAATGCAATTATCAATGCAAATAAAGCATTTGAAAGTACTTTGAAGATTATTATCGGAAAGAATAAATGGCAGCCTATAAAATTCATTCCGATATCCAAAAGAAAGCCTGATGTAGAACCTCGAAAAGTCGATTTACAAAAAGCAGTTGCTTCTGACTTAATCGAAACATTGACTCGAAATATTGCCGTTGAGTCGTACCAAAAAAATGCTTTGATTGGTCTTTCAAATTCTCTTCAATCTTTAGCAAGTTTAAGAAATACGGTTGGACATGGGCAGGGATCAGTTATTAGTGAAGTTGATATAAGGCGTTGCGAGTTTGCAATTCATACTGCAGCAACAAATATACTATTTCTTATTAGAACGTATGGATAA
- a CDS encoding recombinase family protein: MANIGYVRVSTIEQNLELQLDAVEAVGCEKIFEEKRSSVKERPAFEACLNYLRPGDTLVVWKLDRLGRQTKKLLELSEWLEENGVGLKILTLGVDTNTPAGKLYFTIMAGLAEMERELTIERTKAGLAAARSRGRVGGRKPIDQSVIDKANMMFEAGMTVKDICNVLPLKPPTFYKYRQKKAEEV, encoded by the coding sequence ATGGCGAACATTGGATATGTCAGAGTATCGACCATCGAACAAAATTTAGAGTTACAACTTGATGCAGTCGAAGCAGTTGGTTGTGAAAAGATTTTTGAAGAAAAGAGGAGCTCAGTAAAAGAGCGCCCAGCGTTTGAAGCTTGTTTAAATTATTTACGTCCCGGAGATACACTAGTCGTTTGGAAGCTAGATCGGTTAGGTCGTCAAACTAAAAAGTTACTCGAGCTATCAGAGTGGTTAGAAGAAAACGGTGTAGGACTTAAAATACTTACTTTAGGTGTTGATACCAATACACCAGCTGGTAAACTGTATTTCACGATTATGGCAGGTCTCGCAGAAATGGAGAGGGAATTAACAATTGAGCGGACTAAAGCAGGATTAGCTGCAGCAAGAAGTAGGGGTAGAGTCGGTGGTAGAAAGCCGATTGATCAATCGGTCATTGATAAGGCTAACATGATGTTTGAAGCAGGAATGACTGTGAAGGATATTTGTAATGTCTTGCCACTGAAACCACCTACGTTCTATAAGTACCGCCAAAAAAAAGCTGAGGAAGTATGA
- a CDS encoding ParA family protein: MPGEVIAVISNKGGVLKTSMTTNLAGQLSLIDKKVLIVDMDIQSDVAVTFGQNPDLLEEDVEFSLYDALIKNADPKKALVSVDKNIDLLVTNDDMLSFEFDVLLDARQFPTQKRFSLLKEVIEKVKMDYDYVLIDTPTSFGLIQGNILVACQDMIIPFQPEKYAMRSLQKTLKIVNDFKSQMNPELRVRAIVPTLVNQRTLLHRGIMELLQDYAMNSKIKVTKTFIPTTIEFASSVGFDQRPLSLAAPTSKGAKIYSELLKELKLG, translated from the coding sequence ATGCCTGGAGAAGTAATTGCAGTCATAAGTAATAAGGGTGGGGTATTGAAAACCTCTATGACAACAAACCTTGCTGGTCAACTCTCATTAATCGATAAGAAAGTCTTGATTGTTGATATGGACATACAATCAGATGTGGCCGTAACGTTTGGCCAAAACCCGGATCTGTTAGAAGAAGATGTAGAATTCTCTTTATACGATGCACTCATCAAAAATGCGGATCCTAAAAAGGCGTTAGTCAGTGTTGATAAGAACATCGACCTTTTAGTTACGAATGATGATATGCTCTCATTTGAGTTTGATGTGTTATTAGATGCAAGACAATTTCCTACACAAAAGCGATTTTCATTACTTAAAGAAGTGATTGAAAAAGTTAAGATGGATTACGATTATGTATTAATCGATACACCAACAAGTTTTGGGTTAATACAAGGGAATATTTTAGTGGCATGCCAGGACATGATTATTCCATTTCAACCTGAAAAGTATGCTATGAGATCATTACAGAAGACATTGAAGATAGTAAATGATTTTAAGAGTCAAATGAATCCTGAGTTACGTGTGCGAGCGATTGTCCCTACACTAGTAAATCAAAGAACACTTTTACATAGAGGGATTATGGAACTTCTACAGGACTATGCTATGAACTCGAAAATCAAGGTAACTAAAACGTTTATTCCGACAACAATTGAATTTGCATCTAGTGTTGGTTTTGATCAAAGACCATTGTCACTAGCAGCTCCTACTTCTAAAGGAGCAAAAATATACAGTGAATTATTAAAAGAATTGAAGCTTGGATAA